In Serinicoccus marinus DSM 15273, the genomic stretch ACCGCCGGCCGACCCGACGTGGGGGCAAGCCTGCCACACCTCATACATCGCGCACCGGCGGTTCACAGCAGGCACATAGCCCCGGGCGGCGGAATGGACTCACACCACCGGACACCACCCCCGAGGAGCACCCATGAACGCCTTGATCCTGCCCGCCGTCGACCTGCTCGCGATCGTCCTGCTGACCTTCGCGATCTACCTCCCCCGGCACCGGCGCACCGAGCTGGTCCCGGCCTTTCTCGGGGTCAACGTGGGGGTGCTGGCCGTCAGCATGGCCCTCACCTCCTCGGCCGCGGCGGTCGGTCTGGGCCTCGGGCTCTTCGGCGTCCTGTCGATCATCCGGCTGCGCTCCAGCGAGCTCAGCCAGCGCGAGATCGCCTACTACTTCGCCGCGCTCACCCTGGGTCTGCTCGGTGGCATCGGGGTGACCAGCCTCACTGTCGGCACCGGCCTCATGGCGCTCGTCGTGCTCGCCCTCGCGATCGGCGACCACCCGCGGGTCGCCGGGCCGCAGGAGGAGCTGCAGCAGCAGCTGGTCGTGCTCGACCGGGCCGTCACCGACCCCGACGAGCTGCACGACCGGCTGCGGGCGCTGCTCGGCGGCGAGGTCGTCACCGCCCGCACGGTGCGCCTGGACCTGGTCAACGACAGCACGCAGGTCGAGGTCGGCTGGCGGGCGTCCGGCAGGACCTCGCCGACGGTGCAGGCCCCGGCCGGCGCCTCCGTGACCCGCGAGGCGGTCACCCGATGAGCCCGCTCGCCAGCCTCTCCCCCATCTCGCTGACGGACCTGGTCGCCGAGTCGGCCCTGCTCACCCGGGTGGACCGCAAGTACCTCCTCACCACCGCCCAGGTCGACGCCGCCCTCACGGACCTGCCCGCCGGGACGCGCGTCCTGGAGATCGAGGGCCTGCGCCGGTTCGACTACGCCTCGACCTACTTCGACACCGAGGACCGACAGAGCTACCGCCTCGCCGCCACCGCGCGACGCCGTCGCTGGAAGGTCCGCACCCGCTCCTACCTCGACACCGGGACCTGCTGGCTCGAGGTCAAGACCCGCGGTCCGCGCGGCACCACGGTCAAGGCGCGCCAGCCCCACCCCGTCGGTATGCCGTCCGCCCTCACCGCGGACGCGGCCGGCTTCGTGGAGCGCACACTGCGCGACCAGGGGGTGCCGCTGCCCCGGGACGGGTGGGACGCGGCACCCGCGCTCGACACGGCATACCGCAGGACGACGCTTGCCCTCGCCGACGGCGCCCGAGCCACGATCGACACGGCGCTGCGCTGGACCTCGCCGGACGGCACCGAGCTGGCGCCCGACGGAGTCGCCATCGTCGAGACCAAGGGCGGGTCCACCCCGACCTCGCTGGACCGCGCGCTCTGGGCCGCCGGTCACCGGCCGGTGCGGATCAGCAAGTTCGCCACCGGCCTGGCCCTGCTCGACCCGACCCTGCCCGCGCACCGCTGGCACCGCCTGCTCACGACCACCGGCCCGTTGGCCGCCTGACCCACCACCCACCGAAGGAGAACCACCATGAGCACCACCCGCACCCGCCTGCGCACCACCGCCGCCAGCCTCGCCGTCGCCGCCCTGATCGCCGGCTGCGGCGTCCAGGGGAGCACCGGCAGCACCGCCGCCGGCAGCACCGTCAGCACGAGCACCTCTGACAGCGAGGACTCGACCGAGGAGACGAGTGCCACGGCCGAGGAGAGCGCCGCGGCGTCCGAGGACGGCGAGGCCGCCGACGACGACACCGAGGAGGCGATCGGCAGCGTCGGCCTCACCACCCACGCCGACGGCGACGAGGCCGACTACGACGCGGCGAGCGCGGTGTCGGTCGAGCTGGCCGACGACGGCGGCAGCAGCGCCGGGAGCGGTGTCGAGGTCAGCAGCACCGAGGAGGGGACCGACCTGGTGACGATCACCGAGGCCGGCACCTACGTCCTCTCCGGGACCCTGACCGACGGCCAGGTCGTCGTCGACGTGCCCGAGGAGGACGACGTCACCGTCGTGCTCGACGGGGTCGAGATCACCAGCTCGCTCGGGTCGGCGCTGCAGATCAGCTCCGCCGAGGACGCGACCGTCGTGCTCGCGGACGGCTCGGACAACGCCCTGACCGACCCCGAGACGTATGCCCAGACCGAGGCAAGCGTCGACGAGGAGACCGGCGAGGAGGTGGACGCGCCCAACGCGGCGCTCTACTCCACCGCCGACCTCACCATCGCGGGCACCGGGGTGCTGACCGTCGAGAGCTACGGCAGCGACGGCATCACGAGCAAGGACGGCCTGGTGATCCTCTCGGGTGAGATCACCGTCAACGCCGTCGACGACGGGATCCGCGGCAAGGACTTCCTGTCGATCCAGGGCGGCACCCTCACGGTCACCGCCAACGGCGACGCGCTGAAGTCGGACAACACCGAGGACGGCACCGGCATCATCGCCGTCTCGGGTGACTCGACCGAGATCACCGTCGCGGCCGGCGACGACGCCGTGAAGGCCGAGAACGTCATCGACCTCGTCGACGGCACCCTGACCGTCACCCAGTCGCTCGAAGGACTCGAGTCGGCCCGGATCGTCGTCGAGGGCGGCACCACCGAGGTCACCGCGAGCGACGACGCGCTCAACGCCGCCTCCGACACGGTCACGCCGAGCGTGGAGATCAGTGGCGGCGAGCTCACCCTCACCTCGGACGGCGACGGTCTCGACTCCAACGGCACGGTCACGATGACCGGCGGCACGGTCGTGGTCAACGGACCCACGATGGACGGCAACGGCGCCGTGGACGTCGACGGTGACTTCCTCCTCTCCGGCGGCACCCTCACCGCGGTGGGCAGCGCCGGGATGATGATGGCACCGTCCACCGACAGCGAGCAGGCCTCGATCGCCACCGCTCTGTCCGGCTCGGTCGCGGCCGGCGAGACGCTCACCGTGACGGACGCCGACGGCGCCGTCGTCGCCGAGGTCGAGGTGACCAAGGACACCGCCTCGCTCGTCCTGTCCACCGCCGACCTGGTGGCCGGAGAGACGTATACCGTCACCGCCGGCGGCACGGAGATCGCCACGGCGACGGCCGGGGAGTATGCCCAGGGCGGCATGGGTGGTGGGCCGCGCCCCTGACCCGCACTCGTTGATTTTCCTCGCGGAAATCCGTCTGCAGGATGACGCCCCGGTCTGGTGACCTCACCAGACTGGGGCGAGTGCAGTCACAGGATCGCGTGCGTGTCGTCGAGGGAGATGCAGAGGGACACTCTGGCCGGACCCTAGGTCAGGCCGAGCTGGTCACCTCGGACCACGCCGTGATGCGGGTGGGCTACAGGGAGCCCACCCCGTCGCTTCCGCTGCACGTCGTGCTCGTCCCTGTCGCGGCAGGGGGCGACAGGGACGAGCACACCAAGATCGACGTGGTGGAGGTGCTCACCGCCGAGAACGGCGAGAGTATGGTGGCGCTCCGCCTCGCGCGGGCGTCCCCGGGTGGACGCAGCCTCGGGTGGTCGGTCTCGCCTCGCTGACCTCCAAGCCCTGGTGGTGCAAGCTCTTCCCCTCGATGTGCTAGACCCGTCATCTGCGTTAATGACGAACCACGGAAGGAGTGGTCGTGACCGGCACTGCTCCTGAGGTACGACGGACCCTGGCGCAGCAGCACTGGCGACGAGCAGGTCAGGCGGCGAACGTCCTGGCCGTGCTGACGGCCGGGCTGCTCGACCTCGTGACCGCCGGAGTGCTGTCCGGTCCGCTGCGCACCTTCGGCGGCATGGAGATCTCGGGTCTGGCCATGGCGCCTCCCGTGCTCGTCATGGTCGCTCTCCTCTTCGTCAGGAGGCGCTATCCGCTGCCGGTCCTGCTGGCGACCACCGGCATCTCGATCGCCGCCATGCTGGTCTTCACCACGGCGCAACCGCTCTTCTGCGTCCTGGTCGCCCTGCACGCAGCGTCGCGACGGGGCAGCCTGCGCCGTTCACTGCTCGCCCTCGGGATCGCCCTGACCACGGTTCCCATGGTGGTGCTCGCGGTGCACAGGTCCTACGACGACCCCGCGCCGCTCGACTGGATCTTCCCCGGCGTGTTCTTCACCGTCGTCGTGATGACCGCTTGGGGGGTCGCGACCCGCGACCGACTCTCGCACGAGCGCAACCGGGACCTGCACGGCGCGATCGACGTCCGCGCCGAGGAAGCTGCGCACGCCGAGCGGCAACGCATCGCCCGCGAGCTGCACGACATCGTCGCCCACTCGGTCAGCGCCATGATGATGCAGGCCGCCGGCGCCCGCGCCATGAGCCAGTCCGTCGCGAAGGACGCACCGGACGACGCACGGTTCGACACGGTCCAGCGCGCCCTCGGCACGATCGAGTCGACCGGGGCGCAGAGCATGCGCGAGCTGCACCGGCTCCTCGGCGCGCTGCGCGAGGACCAGATCCACGGCCACCTGCCCAGCAGCCTCGACCTCGACCACGCCCCCAGCGCCCAGCCCGGGCTGGACGACATCGACGCCCTGGTGGAGGTGCCGCGCAGCAGCGGCCTCATCGTCGAGGTCCACCGCTCGGGGCACGCGCGGACGGTCGACCCGTCGGTGGGCGCGGCGGCATACCGGGTGGTGCAGGAGTCGCTCACCAACGCGCTCAAGCACGCCGGGCGCGGTGCGCTCGTGGACGTCTACCTCGCGTGGCAGGACACCGAGCTGCAGGTGCAGGTCCGCTCCCGCGCCAGCCACGGGATGCGTCCGGGGACTCCCAACGGCGGCACCGGGCTCCGCGGGCTGCGCGAGCGGGTGGGGCTCGTCGGCGGGAGTTTTGAGGCCGGGTGGTCCGGTGAGGAGTTCATCAACACCGCCGTCCTGCCGGTGCGGCCGCCCACGAGCGGAGGCCCGGCCGAGCGGCCGGCACCCGGCACGGCGGGGTGGGAGTGAGCATCACGGTCGTGATCGCCGACGACCAGCAGGAGGTCCGCGAGGGCCTGGAGATGCTGCTGGGCGTGCACGGCGACATCGAGGTGGTCGGCCTCGCCGCGGACGGCGACGAGGCGGTCGCGCTGACCGAGCAGACCTCGCCCGACGTCGTCGTCATGGACATCCGGATGCCGGGGACGGACGGCATCGAGGCCACCCGCCGGATCGTGCAGGAGTGTCCGGAGCAGGGGGCCGTCACGACTGTCCTCATGCTCACGACCTTCGACCACGACGACGCGCTCTACGGCGCGCTGCGGGCCGGGGCGTCGGGCTACATGCTCAAGGACGCCGCCCCCAGCCGGCTGCCCGACGCGATCCGGCAGGTTGCCGCGGGCGAGTCCTGGATCGACCCGAGCGTGGCGGGCAAGGTCATCGAGACCCTGCGCGACACGGCGCCGCGGGACGCCCAGGGGCTGCCGGACCTCGACCTGCTCTCCCCGCGCGAGCTCGAGGTGCTGAAGCTCATGGGCGACGCGCCCTCCAACACCGACCTCGCCCGGCAGCTCTACGTCTCCGAGGCGACGATCAAGACCCACATCTCCCGTTTGCTCATGAAGACCGGCAGCTCCGAGCGCGCCCAGCTCGTCGCCCTGGCCTACAAGACCGGTCTCGTCCAGCCCTGACCCTTCTCTGAGGGCCGCGCGGCGTACCAAGTTCGTCGCCTCGCGCGGGAGGACGGGGAGCCGTGACCGCCGGCCCGCAGGAGATCCTCCGGCCTGCGCGCTGATCCGCAGGAAATGCGCCCTGACCTGCGAAAACGCCGTTTGCGAGGCCTCCGTGAGCGCCGACATACTCGTCCGGTGCCCACCCGCATCGGACTCTTCGGCACCGGACGCCTCGGCTCGGCGATCCGGCGGCTCGCCGACTCCCGGGACGACGTCGACGTCGTCTGGGCAGTCGGCAGCGGCGAGCCCGAGCCCCGGGAGGCGGTGGACGTCGCGATCGACGTCAGCACCGGCACGGCCGTCGCCGCGCACCTCGCGTGGGCGCAGCTCAGCGGCACCGATCTCGTGGTCGGCGCGACCGGC encodes the following:
- a CDS encoding DUF4956 domain-containing protein; its protein translation is MNALILPAVDLLAIVLLTFAIYLPRHRRTELVPAFLGVNVGVLAVSMALTSSAAAVGLGLGLFGVLSIIRLRSSELSQREIAYYFAALTLGLLGGIGVTSLTVGTGLMALVVLALAIGDHPRVAGPQEELQQQLVVLDRAVTDPDELHDRLRALLGGEVVTARTVRLDLVNDSTQVEVGWRASGRTSPTVQAPAGASVTREAVTR
- a CDS encoding polyphosphate polymerase domain-containing protein yields the protein MSPLASLSPISLTDLVAESALLTRVDRKYLLTTAQVDAALTDLPAGTRVLEIEGLRRFDYASTYFDTEDRQSYRLAATARRRRWKVRTRSYLDTGTCWLEVKTRGPRGTTVKARQPHPVGMPSALTADAAGFVERTLRDQGVPLPRDGWDAAPALDTAYRRTTLALADGARATIDTALRWTSPDGTELAPDGVAIVETKGGSTPTSLDRALWAAGHRPVRISKFATGLALLDPTLPAHRWHRLLTTTGPLAA
- a CDS encoding carbohydrate-binding domain-containing protein: MSTTRTRLRTTAASLAVAALIAGCGVQGSTGSTAAGSTVSTSTSDSEDSTEETSATAEESAAASEDGEAADDDTEEAIGSVGLTTHADGDEADYDAASAVSVELADDGGSSAGSGVEVSSTEEGTDLVTITEAGTYVLSGTLTDGQVVVDVPEEDDVTVVLDGVEITSSLGSALQISSAEDATVVLADGSDNALTDPETYAQTEASVDEETGEEVDAPNAALYSTADLTIAGTGVLTVESYGSDGITSKDGLVILSGEITVNAVDDGIRGKDFLSIQGGTLTVTANGDALKSDNTEDGTGIIAVSGDSTEITVAAGDDAVKAENVIDLVDGTLTVTQSLEGLESARIVVEGGTTEVTASDDALNAASDTVTPSVEISGGELTLTSDGDGLDSNGTVTMTGGTVVVNGPTMDGNGAVDVDGDFLLSGGTLTAVGSAGMMMAPSTDSEQASIATALSGSVAAGETLTVTDADGAVVAEVEVTKDTASLVLSTADLVAGETYTVTAGGTEIATATAGEYAQGGMGGGPRP
- a CDS encoding sensor histidine kinase; its protein translation is MTGTAPEVRRTLAQQHWRRAGQAANVLAVLTAGLLDLVTAGVLSGPLRTFGGMEISGLAMAPPVLVMVALLFVRRRYPLPVLLATTGISIAAMLVFTTAQPLFCVLVALHAASRRGSLRRSLLALGIALTTVPMVVLAVHRSYDDPAPLDWIFPGVFFTVVVMTAWGVATRDRLSHERNRDLHGAIDVRAEEAAHAERQRIARELHDIVAHSVSAMMMQAAGARAMSQSVAKDAPDDARFDTVQRALGTIESTGAQSMRELHRLLGALREDQIHGHLPSSLDLDHAPSAQPGLDDIDALVEVPRSSGLIVEVHRSGHARTVDPSVGAAAYRVVQESLTNALKHAGRGALVDVYLAWQDTELQVQVRSRASHGMRPGTPNGGTGLRGLRERVGLVGGSFEAGWSGEEFINTAVLPVRPPTSGGPAERPAPGTAGWE
- a CDS encoding response regulator transcription factor; the encoded protein is MIADDQQEVREGLEMLLGVHGDIEVVGLAADGDEAVALTEQTSPDVVVMDIRMPGTDGIEATRRIVQECPEQGAVTTVLMLTTFDHDDALYGALRAGASGYMLKDAAPSRLPDAIRQVAAGESWIDPSVAGKVIETLRDTAPRDAQGLPDLDLLSPRELEVLKLMGDAPSNTDLARQLYVSEATIKTHISRLLMKTGSSERAQLVALAYKTGLVQP